The following coding sequences lie in one Nitratireductor mangrovi genomic window:
- a CDS encoding sugar ABC transporter substrate-binding protein has translation MAAAVLAASQASAADVGACLITKTDINPFFVKMKEGASAKADELGIDLSTYAGKVDGDHETQVQAIETCIASGAKGILLTASDTKAIVPVVKKARDAGLLVIALDTPLDPIDAADATFATDNFKAGELIGQWAAATLGDGAKDAKIGFLDLTPSQPTVDVLRDQGFMTGFGIDTKDVNRIGDEDDPRIAGHDVTNGNEEGGRKAMENLLQREPGINVVYTINEPAAAGAYEALKSFGKEGDVLIVSVDGGCPGVQNVKEGVIGATSQQYPLLMASLGIEAIKAFAESGKVPEPTPGLNFFNTGVTLITDKPVEGVDSIGSAEGLEKCWG, from the coding sequence ATGGCGGCGGCTGTCCTGGCCGCCAGCCAGGCGAGCGCGGCCGATGTCGGCGCCTGCCTGATCACCAAGACCGACATCAACCCCTTCTTCGTCAAGATGAAGGAAGGCGCGTCGGCCAAGGCCGATGAGTTGGGCATCGATCTGTCGACTTACGCCGGCAAGGTCGATGGCGACCACGAAACCCAAGTCCAGGCGATCGAAACCTGCATCGCGTCCGGCGCGAAGGGCATTCTGCTCACCGCGTCCGACACCAAGGCGATCGTGCCGGTGGTCAAGAAGGCGCGCGATGCCGGTCTGCTCGTCATTGCCCTCGACACTCCGCTCGATCCGATCGACGCCGCCGACGCGACATTCGCCACCGACAACTTCAAGGCCGGCGAGCTGATCGGCCAATGGGCCGCGGCAACCCTCGGCGACGGCGCCAAGGACGCCAAGATAGGCTTTCTCGATCTGACGCCGAGCCAGCCGACGGTTGACGTCCTGCGCGACCAGGGGTTCATGACCGGCTTCGGCATCGACACCAAGGATGTCAACAGGATCGGCGACGAGGACGACCCGCGCATCGCCGGCCATGACGTGACCAATGGCAACGAGGAGGGCGGCCGCAAGGCGATGGAAAACCTTCTCCAGCGCGAACCGGGTATCAACGTCGTCTACACGATCAACGAGCCGGCAGCTGCCGGCGCATATGAAGCGCTCAAATCCTTCGGCAAGGAGGGCGATGTGCTGATCGTTTCTGTCGACGGCGGCTGCCCGGGTGTCCAGAACGTCAAGGAGGGCGTCATCGGCGCCACCTCGCAGCAATATCCGCTGCTGATGGCCTCACTCGGCATCGAGGCGATCAAGGCCTTCGCCGAGAGCGGCAAGGTGCCGGAGCCGACGCCCGGCCTGAACTTCTTCAACACCGGCGTCACTCTCATCACCGACAAGCCGGTCGAGGGAGTCGATTCCATCGGCTCGGCCGAGGGCCTGGAGAAGTGCTGGGGCTGA
- a CDS encoding ABC transporter permease: MSDLSGPSSGKHDFESALADSDTSIAAFESHQKSFFDRLQHFLHGNPTMVPVIVLAGSVIAFGFIAGENFFSAFNLSLIMQQVSIIGILAAAQSLVILTAGIDLSVGAIMVLMSVVIGNLAVKLGVPAPFAILVGFAGGAAAGYLNGTFVTRVRLPPFIVTLGTWNIFFALTLWLSGAQSIRSQDIDATAPLLKFFGDSFRVGGAQFTYGSILMVVIFAVLWYLLNRTPWGRHVYAVGDDKEAAELSGIRTDRVLLSVYALAGLVCGIAAWAAIGRVGSVSPQSFQEANLQSITAVVIGGISLFGGRGSIVGPLVGALIVGVFNSGLRLAGVDVLWQVFAIGWLTIIAVALDQWIRKLSS; encoded by the coding sequence ATGAGCGATCTGTCGGGCCCGAGCTCGGGCAAGCACGATTTCGAAAGCGCGCTCGCGGACAGCGATACCAGCATCGCCGCCTTCGAAAGTCATCAGAAGAGCTTCTTTGATCGCCTGCAGCATTTCCTGCATGGCAACCCGACCATGGTGCCGGTCATCGTGCTTGCCGGCAGCGTGATCGCCTTCGGCTTCATCGCCGGTGAAAACTTCTTCAGCGCCTTCAATTTGTCGCTGATCATGCAGCAGGTGTCGATCATCGGCATTCTGGCTGCCGCCCAGAGCCTCGTCATTCTCACCGCCGGCATCGACCTTTCGGTGGGCGCGATCATGGTGCTGATGTCGGTCGTTATCGGCAATCTTGCCGTCAAGCTCGGCGTGCCGGCGCCGTTCGCCATCCTTGTCGGTTTCGCCGGCGGGGCTGCTGCCGGCTATCTCAACGGCACCTTCGTCACCCGCGTCCGGCTGCCACCGTTCATCGTCACCCTGGGGACGTGGAACATCTTCTTTGCGTTGACCCTGTGGCTGTCGGGTGCGCAGTCGATCCGCAGCCAGGACATCGATGCCACTGCACCTTTGCTGAAGTTCTTCGGCGACAGCTTCCGGGTCGGCGGCGCGCAGTTCACCTATGGCTCGATCCTGATGGTCGTCATTTTCGCCGTGCTCTGGTACCTGCTCAACCGGACGCCCTGGGGGCGCCATGTCTATGCGGTCGGTGACGACAAGGAGGCCGCCGAGCTTTCCGGCATCCGCACCGATCGCGTGCTGCTGTCGGTCTATGCGCTGGCCGGCCTCGTCTGCGGGATTGCCGCCTGGGCGGCGATCGGCCGCGTCGGCTCGGTGTCGCCGCAGAGCTTCCAGGAGGCCAACCTGCAGTCGATCACGGCGGTGGTGATCGGCGGCATCTCGCTATTCGGCGGTCGCGGCTCGATCGTCGGTCCGCTGGTCGGCGCGCTGATCGTCGGTGTCTTCAATTCCGGGCTGCGCCTGGCCGGCGTCGACGTGCTCTGGCAGGTCTTCGCGATCGGCTGGCTCACCATTATCGCGGTCGCTCTCGACCAGTGGATCAGGAAGCTTTCGTCATGA
- a CDS encoding ATP-binding cassette domain-containing protein, producing the protein MTLEPILSARGLVKRYGRVTALNQADFDLYPGEILAVIGDNGAGKSSLIKALSGAVRPDEGEIRLEGRLVHFQSPMAAREAGIETVYQTLALSPALSIADNMFLGRELRKPGFLGRWLKLLDRAAMEKMAREKLSDLGLMTIQNIGQAVETLSGGQRQGVAVARAAAFGSKVIIMDEPTAALGVKESRRVLELILDVRSRGLPIVLISHNMPHVFEVADRIHVHRLGRRLCVIDPKDYSMSDAVAFMTGAKEPPREALAA; encoded by the coding sequence ATGACCTTGGAACCGATCCTGAGTGCGCGCGGACTGGTCAAGCGCTATGGACGCGTCACCGCTCTGAACCAGGCTGATTTCGACCTCTATCCCGGCGAGATCCTTGCCGTCATCGGCGACAACGGTGCCGGCAAGTCATCGCTGATCAAGGCTCTCTCCGGAGCGGTCAGGCCCGACGAGGGTGAGATTCGCCTCGAAGGCCGCCTAGTGCATTTCCAGTCGCCCATGGCGGCGCGCGAAGCCGGCATCGAGACGGTCTACCAGACCCTGGCCCTGTCGCCGGCACTGTCGATCGCCGACAACATGTTTCTGGGTCGCGAACTGCGCAAGCCGGGTTTCCTCGGCCGCTGGCTCAAGCTGCTCGATCGCGCGGCAATGGAAAAGATGGCGCGCGAAAAGCTGTCCGATCTGGGCCTGATGACGATCCAGAATATCGGCCAGGCGGTCGAAACGCTCTCGGGTGGCCAACGCCAGGGCGTGGCGGTCGCGCGCGCCGCGGCATTCGGTTCGAAGGTCATTATCATGGACGAGCCGACGGCGGCCCTCGGCGTGAAGGAAAGCCGCAGGGTTCTCGAACTGATCCTCGATGTAAGGTCGCGAGGCCTGCCGATCGTGCTCATCTCGCACAACATGCCGCATGTTTTCGAGGTGGCCGACCGCATCCATGTCCACAGGCTCGGACGCCGCCTGTGCGTCATCGATCCCAAGGACTATTCAATGTCGGACGCGGTCGCCTTCATGACCGGCGCCAAGGAGCCACCACGCGAGGCGCTTGCTGCCTGA